A genomic stretch from Candidatus Nitrotoga arctica includes:
- a CDS encoding CHRD domain-containing protein yields MKNSLFVFAMAISILFTAPLSHATIIQYTANLGGPNEDPPNASPGIGVAMITVDDVANTMHIQVTFSGLLGNTTAAHIHCCTANPLTGTAGVATTTPNFAGFSLGVTLGIYDNILDMTLSSSYNPSFVTAHGGTTAGAEAFLFNGMSLNQSYFNIHTTVVGSGEIRGFLTQVSGVPEPTTLALLTFGLMGLGWSRLKKAPTRPIPR; encoded by the coding sequence ATGAAAAATTCATTATTTGTCTTTGCGATGGCTATATCTATTCTTTTCACTGCTCCTCTCTCTCACGCGACGATCATCCAATACACTGCGAATCTGGGCGGGCCGAATGAAGATCCTCCAAACGCCTCGCCTGGAATAGGTGTTGCCATGATAACTGTTGATGACGTGGCTAACACGATGCATATACAAGTCACATTTTCTGGCTTACTGGGAAATACAACCGCTGCGCATATTCATTGTTGCACAGCGAATCCTTTGACAGGGACAGCCGGAGTTGCTACGACCACACCAAATTTTGCAGGTTTTTCTCTGGGAGTTACTTTAGGAATCTACGACAATATCTTGGACATGACCCTGAGTTCTTCCTATAACCCGAGTTTTGTCACAGCTCATGGCGGGACGACAGCAGGAGCAGAAGCATTTTTGTTCAATGGGATGTCTCTCAATCAATCCTATTTCAACATTCATACTACTGTAGTTGGTAGTGGTGAGATTCGCGGTTTCCTTACGCAAGTTTCGGGAGTACCCGAGCCTACGACTCTTGCCCTACTCACCTTTGGGCTTATGGGACTCGGCTGGAGCCGCCTCAAGAAAGCACCAACACGCCCCATTCCTCGATAG
- a CDS encoding GreA/GreB family elongation factor gives MTDLPNIIVSSLDLVRLNYLIDTLPKDSQPELDNLRYELDRAVVIEPENIPATVVTMNSTIRFIIEPTGKTFELTLSYPEDALGKPSRISVLAPVGSALLGRSVSRWNGRYPEAIP, from the coding sequence GTGACTGATCTTCCCAACATCATTGTTTCGAGTCTGGATCTAGTGCGGCTCAACTACTTAATAGATACGCTGCCGAAAGATTCACAGCCCGAATTGGACAATCTGCGGTATGAATTAGATCGTGCGGTGGTAATTGAGCCCGAGAATATCCCGGCGACCGTTGTAACCATGAACTCAACCATTCGCTTTATTATTGAGCCGACGGGAAAGACGTTCGAACTGACACTGTCATATCCTGAGGACGCGTTGGGAAAGCCCAGTCGGATTTCCGTATTGGCGCCGGTCGGTAGCGCGTTGCTGGGGCGGTCGGTCAGCAGATGGAATGGCCGGTACCCGGAGGCAATACCATAA